Part of the Gemmatimonadota bacterium genome, GATCGGGTCGAGTGCGGTCATCGGTCGTAGCCTCGGTGAGTCTCAGCTCACGTCGATGTAGATCTGTCCAGCGCGAACTTCCACCGGGAACGACTTCACCGGTCGAGTGGCTGGAATGCATATGTTCTTGCCGGTCCTACAGTCGAAGCGGGCACCGTGGTAGATACAGAGGATCTCGTTACCCTCCAGCTCTCCGTCGGAGAGTGGAAACGCCTCGTGGGAGCACTCGTCTTCGAGCGCGTAGACAGTTCCTTCGAAGTTGGCGAGCACGATTTCGGTGCTGCCGGCGGTCACGCCCTTGAGTTGGCCGACCGGGCAGTCAGCCGCGGCGGCCACCTGGATCCAACTAGCCATGCGGCGTGCTCCGGGTCACGACGGGCTCGCTAGTCGTGCTGTGCGAGCTTCTGTTCGATGACTCGCGTCACCTTATCCACGACACTACCCAGCGGGAGCTTCGCCAGGACCTCTCCTAGGAAGCCGAGAACCACGAGGCGCTCGGCTTGGATGAGGCTCAGGCCGCGGCTCATCAGGTAGAACCTCGCTTCGGCGTCGAGTTGGCCGACGGTGGCG contains:
- a CDS encoding non-heme iron oxygenase ferredoxin subunit is translated as MASWIQVAAAADCPVGQLKGVTAGSTEIVLANFEGTVYALEDECSHEAFPLSDGELEGNEILCIYHGARFDCRTGKNICIPATRPVKSFPVEVRAGQIYIDVS